AAAATCAAGAACTCTGTCTCCGAGGTTGAGCATATTCTCCTCGATTTGTTGCCTACTTGGACCAACAAAACCATCAACACCTTGCAAGAGATGAAAAAGGTATATATTATACAATAGTGCTAGAAGACCAGCACATTTTGTGAAAtgtaattatcaattaatcattattaatatttttgatGATTTTTGATGATGTgagattatatttaataatataaaattatatattttttttattagttagatACTGattaaattttaacaaaagTATGGCGTGAGACTTTCTCCTATTATTATCCCCAAGCATAGAATTAATGTATGTATAtgtacctttattttctttttgttatatATAGTATGCTTTCCAAGTGGCTGCAATATCGGCCTTTGGTACAACAATGGAGgtagaaatagaagaaatatGCAAACTGTATCGATGCTTCGAGAAAGGCTACAACTCTTATCCCTTACATATTCCTGGAACTTCCTATTGGAAAGCAATCAAGGTATCTATCACAAATTtctttttttgagtttttactTCTTTTAAGTAAACAagggtattttttttttccaataaaTTATAGCTCAAATGGTATATgataccatatatatatataaatattagtttaaaaaaattatatttttacgaTGAAgtaatgttatttttatttattattttaacaacTATGTCATATAAATACTATGTCTTatcatcaattatattttattttatataatcaatttgttcattaaaaaatagttttttatttttttatttgtttgcatTCTATTTATATGTTTGCATatattaatgttatttttattctttagaTATTTGGGAcataaattgatattttttaatctttacttaaaatattttttaattttctaccATTCTTTACAGTTATGTGTTTTGCATTCATTAATCCttgaaattttaatttcctACCTCTTGCgttttttttgtaaataattaaaaaaaaataatgaatgagaatgaaaaatatataaaaatgttatattaaatttaaggaatttttgataattaatataagaaattaagaaataaaaagtAGTAAGAGTCTTGATATGTATAAGTTgtagaatttgaatatttgtaactgaaattttttataattatcattattataacatttttaatgtatatttattacatttaattagtacttgatgtttcaattgaataataatagatacaaattttttgttttaatcttttaaaaatattttactaaataatgattggttaattttaatcttttgcCAAATCATTAGAATTGCTGATGTGGTATcattagtaaaaaaaagatgGCTTAAATTCATTGTAGAAAAAATTGGTATcatcttttatatattataaatagatattaaattgctatatatttaaataaagaaaaaaaatgccaTTTATGATTTTCACCAAAACTAATAATCGATAAAATCTTTAAAAACTTGACTTATTTTAGACATGATATATAACAAGACATAATAATATCATTATTTGATTTTGATAGTTAACTCCTATTTAACGGAAAAAAAAACTGTAATTTGTTAATTATTAGATACGGTAAAGGTTAGAAGAATAATTtatcatattaaaatatttatgattCTAAGCTTGATGAGAGGCTTATGTGTTTAATTAATTGGTAGAGACTCAAATAGATAGTGAAAATGTGCATAAAATAGTGCATTTAttgtacaaaaataaaaaaataaagaccTATATATAGAAGTAATCAGCTAATTAATAATTGTTGATAAATATGAATGAAGGCAAGGAAGCTTCTAGATGAGAGTATAGGGAGgttaataaaaagaagaaaagaaagtggAGAGCTTGGTGGAGGGATATTGGGAGAATTGCTGGAAGCGAAAGCAAAATACAAACTCTCTGATTCTCAGGTTTCTGATAATCTCATTGGTGTTATCTTCGCTGCACATGACACCACTGCAACTGCTCTTACTTGGCTTCTCAAATACTTACACGACAATCCCATTCTCTTAGAAGCTGTCACAGTAATATGCCTTCTCTTTCTGTATAATCCTTCAAAATTTCTCATCACCTACTCATCAATCCTAATTTTCAATAACTTTCACAGAAAGAACACGAAGGAATCAAGATCAAAACAGCTCAACAAAATCGTGGACTTTCTTGGGATGATACCAGGCAGATGCCACTCACTACTCGggtaataaattaattaatcaatcattgaattaatttttaatgcattaaataaaccaatttattaatatatgtatgtgtataactgtatattttaattttgatcaGGTAATCCAAGAAACGTTGAGAAGTGCAAGCATACTGTCATTCACATTCAGAGAAGCAGTGGAAGATGTGGTGCTTCAAGGTTACTACATTCCCAAAGGCTGGAAGGTCCTTCCACTCTTCCGAAGCATTCACCATTCTGCTGATTTCTTCCCTCAACCACACAAATTCGACCCCTCACGCTTCGAGGTATATATTGTGTCTCTATAAATCTAATCTTCAATGTGAGAAGCATATATAAGGTTATCAATCAATGCTTAGGTAAAGTCCTTTTCATTTCCTATTTGAATCTTcatctatatatttttttatatcagAACACGTGACCTATATTTGTACGCTAGCTAGCTAGTACAACGTAACACTATTTCATGTACATAGTGGATAATTGGATATGAGGAGCGTTAGAAACAacaatttttgtgatttgtagctATTAAATAGtcatcaataataattttaatagtgtgagattGATGTGAGATTTCATTCAATGACTCACTTTTCTTTGTTGATTACATGCTGGAcagaatttaataaaattgcGGACTCCTAAACTTTTCCTAGTGGATATATGTTTATTAAAGAGGGTTGACTTTTGTTAATTAGTTTGTTTATGTGACGGTGAAGGTGCCACCGAGACCAAACACATACATGCCATTTGGAAATGGAATCCATTCTTGTCCAGGGAATGAGCTAGCCAAGCTTGAGCTTCTTGTCCTCCTTCATCATCTCACTATTTCATATAGgtatttatatttctttccaTCAATAATACAATTTATTAGTTTGGATCTTGTATGAACTTTTTGCATAATTAGTTTGTCAGCTACTCAGATCTCTCTCAATTGACTTTAGGAAAATTGATCAATGAGGGTGGTCCTATAATTACATACTGTGTTCCTTAAGATGTGGAAGTGGTCCTTCATAAATATAGggtttttatttatatatgaatgCTTATATCAAAATATTATTCAGCATATATTATTAACTACTGGCATGTGGTTTTGATGACATACAAGTCTTCAGTACGAAGTAGCCACGACCTCGCGGATTTTAAGACCTTAAACTGTTTACGTTTTTCATACGTATACGTGGCAAACATGCATGGCTTTTGTCGCCATGCATGCATTTACATAAGCTACTACTATTTCCAAGAATAATGCTACAATCAAGAatgtaaattattatttaatttttataataaaaatattttaaaaataaaaatattatgtaaaatGCACACTTTTTTAGAAATTTAAgtacaattttttttacttaactttattttttaacttaCAAATTTTCCAATCTAAAAAGGAATTAGAAATTATCTTCCATAAGAGTTAGTATTATTTAAAGATATAATTATGAActaacttttaattaattagtgaatattaactattttttattgaaattttattttttaatattatctttttagaatttcagatataaaatttaaaatttaatatttaaaatttaaa
This sequence is a window from Arachis stenosperma cultivar V10309 chromosome 10, arast.V10309.gnm1.PFL2, whole genome shotgun sequence. Protein-coding genes within it:
- the LOC130954877 gene encoding abscisic acid 8'-hydroxylase 2-like — its product is MQLISCFITHPAYYYVSLFSMIIIIGGLFLQIQWRKRFKYNKEWYLPPGSMGWPFLGETLKLYTQNPNSFFSKRQKKYGQIFKTHILGCPCVMISNPDAARAVLVSHAHLFKAGHPPSKEKLIGPQAVFFQQGAYHSMLKKLIQNSFLPSKIKNSVSEVEHILLDLLPTWTNKTINTLQEMKKYAFQVAAISAFGTTMEVEIEEICKLYRCFEKGYNSYPLHIPGTSYWKAIKARKLLDESIGRLIKRRKESGELGGGILGELLEAKAKYKLSDSQVSDNLIGVIFAAHDTTATALTWLLKYLHDNPILLEAVTKEHEGIKIKTAQQNRGLSWDDTRQMPLTTRVIQETLRSASILSFTFREAVEDVVLQGYYIPKGWKVLPLFRSIHHSADFFPQPHKFDPSRFEVPPRPNTYMPFGNGIHSCPGNELAKLELLVLLHHLTISYRWQVVGNNGDGIQYGPFPVPKHGLPVKITRRNNIFT